One genomic segment of Sparus aurata chromosome 24, fSpaAur1.1, whole genome shotgun sequence includes these proteins:
- the LOC115576979 gene encoding acyl-CoA-binding protein-like: protein MTESFQKAVEESKVLKQRPNNDELSGLYGLYKQTTVGDVNIDRPGIFNIAGRAKWDAWNVQKGLSKEEAMAAYIKLVEELKEKYGIDL from the exons ATGACT GAATCCTTTCAAAAAGCGGTAGAGGAGTCGAAGGTGCTGAAACAAAGGCCGAACAATGACGAGTTAAGCGGTTTATACGGTCTCTATAAGCAAACCACAGTGGGAGATGTTAACATAG ATCGTCCAGGGATATTCAACATAGCAGGAAGAGCTAAATGGGATGCGTGGAATGTACAGAAAG GATTATCCAAAGAAGAAGCGATGGCTGCCTACATTAAGTTGGTCGAGGAGCTGAAGGAAAAATATGGAATCGATTTATAG